The following proteins are encoded in a genomic region of Zea mays cultivar B73 chromosome 9, Zm-B73-REFERENCE-NAM-5.0, whole genome shotgun sequence:
- the LOC100280838 gene encoding NADH-ubiquinone oxidoreductase 13 kDa-B subunit isoform X1 translates to MTQRHQLSSIQQPSSLVPAHQQRDATTTTASDDGEMFLRRILTGGGGLAALRAARAVKETTGIVGLEVAPNAREVLIGLYTRTLKEIEAVPKDEGYRKAVESFTNHRLQICQEEDDWKRIEDRIGCGQVEELIEEAEDELKLIAKMIEWDPWGVPDDYECEVIEDDTPIPKHVPQHRPVALPEEFFKTLDAVKSDPALQGDAPPQVKA, encoded by the exons ATGACACAACGACACCAACTGTCCTCAATCCAGCAGCCCTCGAGTCTCGTCCCCGCACATCAGCAGAGAGACGCCACTACCACCACCGCAAGCGACGACGGGGAGATGTTTCTGCGACGGATCCTGACCGGCGGAGGTGGCCTGGCGGCGCTGAGGGCGGCGCGCGCCGTGAAGGAGACGACGGGGATCGTCGGCCTTGAGGTGGCGCCCAACGCGCGGGAGGTTCTCATCGGGCTCTACACGCGTACGCTCAAGGAGATCGAGGCCGTCCCCAAAGACGAGGGCTACCGCAAGGCCGTTGAGTCCTTCACCAATCACCGCCTCCAGATCTGCCAGGAGGAGGACGACTGGAAGCGCATCGAGGACCGAATCGGATGCGGGCAAGTCGAGGAGCTCATCGAGGAGGCCGAGGACGAGCTCAAGCTCATCGCCAAAATGATTG AATGGGATCCGTGGGGTGTCCCTGATGACTACGAATGTGAGGTGATTGAAGACGACACCCCAATTCCTAAGCATGTTCCTCAGCACCGGCCCGTTGCTCTTCCTGAGGAGTTCTTCAAGACACTAGATGCCGTCAAATCAGATCCCGCCCTCCAAGGCGATGCTCCTCCTCAAGTGAAGGCGTAA